The following are from one region of the Petrotoga mobilis SJ95 genome:
- a CDS encoding RbsD/FucU family protein: MLKNIPKIISPELMKVLLEMGHGDEILLADGNYPCHSVGVKVVRLDGHGIPEILKAILKYFPLDTFVEENVLLMDNNLSTKPEIWKSYEEILYDSKEDFRVKVLERFKFYERAKNVFAIVATSESALYANIILKKGVVKT, from the coding sequence ATGTTAAAAAACATACCTAAGATAATATCTCCAGAATTAATGAAAGTCCTATTAGAAATGGGACATGGGGATGAAATATTGTTGGCTGATGGAAATTATCCCTGCCATTCGGTGGGAGTCAAAGTAGTAAGATTAGATGGACATGGAATTCCAGAAATTTTAAAAGCTATCTTAAAATATTTTCCTCTTGATACTTTTGTTGAAGAAAACGTTCTGTTAATGGATAATAATTTAAGTACTAAACCTGAAATTTGGAAAAGTTACGAAGAAATATTGTATGATTCTAAAGAAGACTTTAGAGTGAAAGTGTTAGAAAGATTTAAATTTTATGAAAGAGCTAAAAACGTATTCGCCATAGTTGCGACAAGTGAAAGTGCCTTGTATGCTAATATCATTCTTAAAAAAGGGGTTGTCAAAACATGA
- a CDS encoding transaldolase family protein, giving the protein MIYIDSINEKAISFLNFPFIQGLTTNPSIIKKETNSWGFVETVSFLQKIPGSHFVQGSVKKDKDWFMELHNLLEKGEIDAKKFIIKLPWDPSLAANYVLPLRDLGFKVCATAVYTIQQTFTAVFSKVDYIAFYYDRMKKSHIDVENRLLDILNICEKNNPELRLLGASIKDITTVNKLLKLGIHDLTLPLNVVEEILKTNFPQNDLEIFEDDFKL; this is encoded by the coding sequence ATGATATATATAGACTCGATTAATGAAAAAGCTATTTCATTTTTAAATTTTCCTTTTATTCAGGGGTTGACTACAAATCCTTCCATAATAAAAAAGGAGACTAATTCCTGGGGTTTTGTTGAAACCGTCAGTTTCCTCCAAAAAATCCCAGGAAGTCATTTTGTTCAGGGAAGTGTAAAAAAAGATAAAGATTGGTTTATGGAATTGCATAATCTTTTGGAAAAAGGGGAAATTGATGCTAAGAAATTCATAATCAAACTTCCGTGGGATCCTTCTCTTGCAGCAAATTATGTTTTACCTTTGAGAGATTTAGGATTTAAAGTTTGTGCCACCGCAGTTTATACTATACAGCAAACCTTTACGGCTGTTTTTAGCAAAGTGGATTATATAGCTTTTTATTATGATAGAATGAAAAAAAGCCATATTGATGTAGAAAACAGATTGTTAGATATATTAAACATATGTGAAAAAAACAACCCAGAACTTAGATTATTAGGCGCAAGTATAAAAGATATTACAACTGTCAACAAACTACTAAAATTAGGAATTCATGATTTAACTCTTCCTTTGAACGTTGTGGAGGAAATTTTAAAGACTAATTTTCCACAAAACGATTTAGAAATATTTGAAGATGATTTTAAATTATGA
- a CDS encoding AEC family transporter — translation MNTNYFEIIPKIIPVFILLSVGYFLKIKKFISSNSISEIKKLIVNISLPALLFISFLDVNLTIEFFFVILIVFLINLLMLLIGKGFAFFTKLKDPHLPLLFTGFEVGMLGIPLFGAIYGTESIKYMAVVDLGQEIYVWFVLFAMLLSLQQKEKRLHFVGLFKSFITSPIIIAILLGIIINSSGIKSLISENFLFQGVINSIDMLGSLTVPLILLVIGYEINFKTSNMSLPLKIIGVRLLILVPIALLVGNFVFNKFLELEPLYSVALLSVVVLPPPFIIPLFFNQEDEQRGEKSYVYNTLSISTVISIIAFLITAVFFTPTL, via the coding sequence ATGAATACAAATTATTTTGAAATAATTCCTAAGATTATACCGGTTTTCATCTTGTTAAGCGTTGGATATTTTTTAAAAATCAAGAAGTTTATCTCTAGCAATTCTATTAGTGAGATCAAGAAATTGATCGTTAACATTTCACTTCCTGCACTATTATTCATATCGTTTCTGGATGTTAATTTAACTATAGAGTTCTTTTTTGTCATTCTAATTGTTTTTTTGATCAATCTTTTGATGTTATTAATAGGTAAGGGTTTTGCATTTTTTACAAAGTTAAAGGATCCTCACTTACCTTTGCTTTTCACCGGTTTTGAAGTTGGTATGCTTGGCATACCCCTCTTTGGAGCAATATACGGTACGGAAAGCATTAAATATATGGCTGTGGTTGATCTTGGCCAGGAGATATACGTTTGGTTTGTATTATTTGCTATGTTATTGAGCCTTCAACAAAAAGAAAAGCGACTGCATTTTGTAGGGTTATTTAAATCTTTTATCACTTCTCCGATAATTATAGCTATTTTACTTGGGATCATTATCAATTCTAGCGGGATAAAATCTTTAATTAGTGAAAATTTCCTATTTCAAGGTGTTATTAACAGTATCGATATGCTTGGGAGTTTAACAGTGCCTTTAATACTATTAGTGATAGGATACGAAATTAATTTTAAAACCAGTAATATGAGTTTACCTTTAAAAATTATTGGCGTTAGACTGTTAATATTAGTACCTATTGCTCTTTTAGTTGGGAATTTTGTTTTTAATAAATTTCTTGAACTCGAACCCCTTTACAGCGTTGCTCTACTGTCGGTTGTAGTATTGCCTCCCCCTTTTATTATTCCTCTCTTTTTTAATCAAGAAGATGAACAAAGGGGTGAGAAAAGTTATG